A stretch of Gouania willdenowi chromosome 21, fGouWil2.1, whole genome shotgun sequence DNA encodes these proteins:
- the LOC114455577 gene encoding trace amine-associated receptor 13c-like encodes MSTPDEAELCYPHLGNSSCRRIMRSHSVSVLISIILSSISVLTVTLNLLVIISISHFKKLHTPTNFLLLSLALSDFSVGFVWISQILLLDGCWYFSDGWCVFNAFLTAFVTCASVGTVVLISVDRYVAVCDPMHYSTKVTPNTAKMSVVLCWFCFFVFYTAMLKDNIEHPGGFNTCVGECVVYLPPVAGIIHIIFTFIFPVSIIVVLYVRVFAVAVSQARAMRSHVTVVTLHGSLKVNRSELKAARTLGVVVVVFIMCLSPLYIATLSAGFAGLKASSYVAFSCVHLINSLLNPVIYAFLYPWFRKCVKCIFSLQILKSGSSEANIL; translated from the exons ATGAGCACACCTGATGAAGCTGAGCTCTGCTATCCACACCTGGGAAACTCCTCGTGCAGGAGGATCATGCGCTCTCACTCAGTGTCTGTGCTCATTTCCAtcatcctgtcctccatctctgtGCTCACTGTGACCCTCAACCTGCTGGTCATCATCTCTATCTCACACTTCAA GAAGCTGCACACTCCcaccaacttcctcctcctctctctcgctCTGTCAGATTTCTCTGTGGGATTTGTTTGGATTTCACAGATCCTGCTCTTAGACGGCTGCTGGTATTTCAGTGATGGCTGGTGTGTCTTTAATGCATTCTTAACTGCTTTTGTCACCTGTGCTTCAGTAGGAACTGTTGTGCTGATATCAGTTGATCGTTATGTGGCTGTTTGTGATCCAATGCACTATTCTACCAAAGTTACTCCAAACACAGCAAAGATGAGTGTTGTCTTATGTtggttttgtttctttgtcttttacACTGCAATGCTCAAAGACAATATTGAACATCCAGGTGGGTTTAATACCTGTGTAGGAGAGTGTGTAGTTTATTTACCTCCTGTTGCAGGAATCATTcatatcatttttacttttatctttCCAGTGAGTATCATAGTGGTCTtgtatgtgagagtgtttgcagtggctgtgtctcaggcccGGGCCATGCGCTCTCATGTTACAGTGGTGACACTTCATGGATCACTGAAGGTTAACAGATCAGAGCTGAAAGCAGCCAGAACTCTGggtgtagtggttgttgtgttcaTAATGTGTTTATCTCCACTTTATATTGCTACACTTTCAGCAGGGTTTGCAGGGTTAAAGGCATCATCTTATGTtgctttttcatgtgtacatttAATCAACTCCTTACTAAACCCTGTGATCTATGCATTTCTGTATCCTtggttcaggaaatgtgtgaaatgtattttttctcttcagATTCTGAAGTCTGGTtccagtgaggccaacatactgtaa